Genomic DNA from Acidimicrobiales bacterium:
GCAGAACGCGTCGCCCGCGCCCGTGGTGTCGACCGGGGTCACGACGAACGCGTCGTGGTGGTGCGTCGTGCCGTGCGTGAACCACGTGACCCCGTTGCTTCCCTCGGTGACGATGAGCCGCTCGATGCCGAGCCGTTCCACCTCTTCGGCTCCGCCCAGGAGCTCGAGTTCGTGCTCGTTGGGCACGACGAGGTCACAGCGGGCGACGAGCGCCGGCATCAGTTGCGCTGCGGGTGCCGGGTTCAGCACCGTGATGCTGCCGATCGCTCTCGCCGAAGCGAAGCCTCGGGCGACTGCGGACTGCGGAACCTCCAGTTGGGCAAGCGTGACCCGACCGTAGGGAAGCGGCGAGTCGTCACCGAGCGCGTCGTCCTCCCAGGCGTTGGCGCCGGGGACGACCACGATCACGTTCTCGGCGTCGTCGTCGACCGTGATGAGTGCCCGGCCGGTCGGCACGCCCGGCACGGTCTCGAGCCAACGATCGTCGATGCCCTCGGCCCTCACGACCTGACGGAGGAACACGCCCGCATCGTCGTCGCCCACCGCGCCGACCAGCGCCACCGATGCGCCGGCCCGTGACGCGGCGACTGCCTGGTTGAGCCCCTTGCCCCCGGCGACCTGGGTGAAGCTCGAACCGATCACGGTTTCACCCGGTCGAGGGAGCCGCGGAGTGCGAGCGACGAGGTCGACGTTCAGGCTCCCGAGCACCACGACATCGAACTCGATCGCGGCTCGGTCCGATGGCAGTGACGGGTCGACCATGGCGCCAGACCGTAGCGGGTCGCCACCAGCGCGGACCGCGCAACGCGAGCGCCGAGTGAAGGCTCGTTCGACCCGAAACCACCTGTTCACGGACGATTTGCCGGCCGTGTTGGGATGTTCGACGTCGCCGGTGCACAATCGTGCAACCGTTGTGGGCAGAAAGAGGCGCGTGTGGACTCCCTGGTGAAGCGAAGCTTCCTGATCCGTCGAGCGGCCGTCGTGGCCATCGGAGGTGTCGGCCTCTCCGCGATGCTTGTCGGCCCCGCCGGTGCCGAGCCGCTGATCACGGTCAACGTCGACAACGTGGCCTACGGCGAAGAGGGCGACCTCATCCCGGTTGGTTCGGCCGCCGTGCCGGCCGACGCCATCGGCCAGACCTGCTTGATCAAGGCTGAATCGATCAACCAGGAGTCGGTTCACCCCGACAACAACCTGATCATCGTCTCCGGCGATCAGACCTTCGTGATCCCCGACGTCGAGGGCGAGGCCGACCTTTTCGTCCAGTCCGAGGAGTTCGAAGAGATCGCCCCGGAGATCTCGGTCTTCATGGAGCTCGGCCCTGACGGCGTCACGAGTGGCGGGTTCGTCATCACGGTCGACTGCACCGTCGAGCCGCCGACCACCACCACGACGGCTCCGCCCACGACCACCGCCCCGCCGACCACCGGGGAACTCGATCCCGAGGGCGGCGGCGAGATCATCGACCCGACCACCACCACGGCCCCGGATCCCGCGGGTCCGGTGGCGACCCAGGCGCCGTCCACCACGGCCCCACCGCCGGCCGGCCCGACCCTGCCGGTCACCGGGTCCACCATCGGTATCTTCGCCTTCTCCGGCCTGTGGCTGCTGGCGGCGGGCGTGTTCCTCCAGCGAACGGCCGCCACGCGGCTGAGCCGCTGAGCAATTACCGCTGGTAGACCCGGATCCAGTCGATCTCGTAGGTCGCGGGGAAGCTGGTCGAGTCGTCGGGGAGACCGGCGGCACCGCCCCCGACCGCCAGATTGAGCTTGAGATAGAACGGCTGGTCGAACGGTGCCGGCGCGGGACCGACCGTCGACGGCCACGCGTCGACCCGGTGATACTCGACGTCGTCGACGAACCAGACGATCCGATCGGGCTCCCACACCACGGCGAACGTGTGGAAGTCGTCGTTGAAGCCGGTGCCGTGGGGCAGGAAGTATTCGCGGTTGGCGAGTTCGTGGCCTTTCGGTCCCATCCAGTGCAAGGATCCGACCACCCGGTCGTCGGCGTGGCCGAGCGCTTCGACGATGTCGAGTTCCCCGCTGCGGGGCCAGGCGCCGTACACACTGTCGGTCGGGCTGAGCCACGCCGCAGGCCAGAGGCCGCTGCCGGAAGGGAATCGGGCTCGAACCTCGAACCGTCCGTAGGTCCAGTCGGCGAGGCCGGATGAACGGACCATGCCCGAGGTGTAGTTCCGCGCCTCGTTGCGAGGACAGACGGTGGGCGTGTCAGTGGCGATCAGGCGAAGCAGGCCGTCGTTCACCACGACGTTCGACGCTTGGTAGCACTGGAGCTCGCCGTTGCCGTGGCCATAGGTCGAGTGTTCGACGCTCCACTTCGAGGCGTCGAACACCTCGAACTCATCCGACCACACGAGCCGCCAACCGTCGGGTGGGCCGGAGGTCGTTGTCGGCTCCGGCGTCGACGACCTCGTGGTTTCGGCGAGCGGGACCGAGGTCGGCGGGCGGACCAGGCTGGAGGTCGTGGCCGTCGTCGCTGGTGGTGGGGCGGTCGAGGGAGCCGACGGCGCAGGGCCCGGCTCGATGGCCGAGACCACCGTGGGGCCGCCGGCGGCGAGCGCGGCGATGGTGCCGGCGGCTGCCAACACTGCGAACGCGCCATATGCAAGGCCTTGTCCCATACCCGCCAACTCGTCGATTCCGCCAGGAAACTTCGAGTGTAGGAAACCGATCTCCACCGGTGATGAGTCATCATCAACGCATGACGTTCGTCGATGATGAGTCCAAGGGCCTGGCCTGGCGCCAGACCGGTGACCCGGCCAACCCGGCGGTGCTGTTCCTCCACGGTCTCGGAGGAAGCCGTACTGCCTGGGACACCGTGCTGAGCGAGTTGAGCGATCGCTGGTTCTGCGTGGCGTGGGACCTTCCCGGCTACGGTCGGTCCGAGCCGATCGAGCCGCTCTCGTTCGCTGCGATCGCCGATGCCGCTGCTCGGCTGCTCGACCTCCTCACGATCGATCGAGTCGTCGTCGTCGGGCTGTCATTCGGGGGCCAGCAGGCACAGCACCTTGCGCTCGGGCACCCCGATCGGGTCGAGGCGCTCATCCTGGCGGACACCAGCGCCGTCTTCGGTGCCGACGGCACCGATGTCGAGGAGTGGAAGCGGCTTCGTCTCGACCCCCTCGATCGCGGCGTGACGCCGGCGATGATGGCCGAAGCGGTCATCGACGCCATCACGGCCGCAGGCTTCGACGGCAGCGAGCGGGAGCGGGCCATCGAGGCGTTCGGCCGCATCCCGAGTGCCGGACTGCGCGCCGCCGTCGAGTGCCTGCCGACGCACGACACTCGCGACCGCCTGGCCGACATCGTGGCGCCGACCCTCGTGATCGTGGGAGAACTCGACACCGAGACGCCGCGTGCGTACAGCGAGTTCCTGGCCGACTCGATTCCGGACACCCGGTTGATGGTGCTCCCGGGCGTCGGCCACCTCACGCCTAGCGAAGCTCCGAAGGCGTTCGCCGCTGCCGTGCGCGACTTCCTCCAGTCGCTCGACGGTAGTGCCGACGCTCGTCGGCGGGATCAGTGGAACGGCAGGTAGGTGTCGAGCTCCCACGGCGTCACGTCGTCGAGCTTGGTCTCCCAATCGGGCGTTGCCGCGACATAGCTGTCCCACTCGTGCCGCTTGATACCGACGAAATTGTCGACCAACGCTTGACCGATGGCGGTGCTCAGCTCGGTGTCGGCCTCGAGCGCGTCGAGGCCTGCCGACATCGAATCGGGAACGTGGCGCTCGGTGTTGATCGACTCGAAGCCGTCGCCGGTCTCGGGTTCGGGACACGGCAGATCGTTGGTGACGCCGAGCAACGCGGCCTGGAGTACGGCGGCCGTTGCGATGTAGGGATTGGCGGTGCCGCCGCCGGTGCGCTGCTCGATCCGGGTGGCCGATCCCCGGTGAGGAGGAATGCGAACCGCCGCCACACGATGGTCGTAGCCCCAGTTGGCCCAATAGCCGGCAAGCCCGCCCGGTCGGAGACGCTTGTGTGAGTTCACGGTCGGGGCGAGGAGTGCCGACATCCCCTCGTGATGGGCGAGCAGTCCGGCGATGCACTGGCGGGCGAGGTTCGACAGGCCGTCGTGGGTCGAGGTGTCGACGAAGGCGTTGTTGCCGTCGTCGTCGGTCATCGAGAAGTTGATGTGGACGCCCGAGCCGCTCTTGTCGGTGATCGGTTTGTCGATGAACGTGAGCAGCAGGCCGTGGGCCAGCGCCGTTTCCCGGGCCAACTCCTTGAACAGGAAGATGTTGTCGATGGCTTCGAGCGCGTTGCCGTATTCGAGTGTGAGCTCGAACTGGGGGAAGTCGAACTCGGAGTTGAACGTCTCGACCGGGAGGTTGCTGGCTTCGGCGGCGAGCATCAACTCGTCGATCAGTCCGGTCGGATCCGTGAAGGGGCCGGTGCCGTAGACGAACGCCGACGGCGTGTTGAAGGGCTGCCAGCCGCCGTTGCCGTCGGGCTCCATGATGTAGGCCTCGAGCTCGATGCCGACCTTCGCGGTGTAGCCGAGGGCCTTCCAGTCGGCGATGGCCTTGCGCAGAGCGGTGCGGGCGGCGACGGGATAGAGCGCCCCGTCCTTGGTGAGGTCGGTGACGAGGACGCCGGTTCCCGGCTCCCATCCGGCGCGAGCGTCGCCGATGTCGTAGCGGGCGTCGACATCAGGGAAGCCGGTCGGATCCATCCCGCACTCGACCTCGTAGATCTCACGGTCGTAGCCCAGCAGGAAGGTGCCCACGCAGAAGGCGGTCCCACGATCGGCGACACGAGCCGGGAGGTACTTGCCGCGGGCGAGGCCGAGGTGGTCGGGCCAGAGCACCCGATAGCGAGCGAAGTTGGTCATGGTGGGTCCCCTTGATGCTGGTTGGTGGGTGTCGGCCCGGACGACGAGCAAACGACGTCAGACGAGCGGTGGCTGGAGTCGGCCGGTGTCGACCACGGTGTGGCGTCCCTCGGGTCCGTCGAGCACCACGGTGCATGATCGCATGGGCAGATCGAAGTGTCCTCGGCAGAAGCGGCCTGCCACCTCGTTGGCACCGGTGCTGTAGAGGAAGTTGCCGGCGAACGCGCGAGCTTCGGTGCCGTTGATCTGTGAGCGATCGAACATCGAGAGGGTGTCCCAACGGGCGGCGGGGTTCATTCCCCAGCCGACATGGCTCGTGGCATAGGCGTCGCGCTCGCCGAAGGACCCGAGGTAGCTGGCGAACAGCTCGGCATCGAAGGGCGCGTCGGGGTCGACCGGGCTGATGTCGTCGATGTAGTCGTCGACGATCGAGAGCCGAATGGGGGAGCGGACGTACTCACGGAAGGTCAGGTTGATGTCGCCAGGAGCCAGGACAACGGTGCCGTTGACCGAGCCGGCAGCGGGAAAGGCCAACACGAGCCCGCCGGGCCAGTGGGCGATGTCGCCGGGTTCGGTGGTGTAGCCGCTCGATCCGGCGCGGAACGCGCCGTCGAGAGCAACGGTCAGGTCGGTACCGGCGGCCGAGGTGACGTGCATCGTGGTGGCGGCCTCGAGAATGGCCTTGCCGGTTGCCACCTTCGGGGCGAGCGCCGGGTCGAGTGGGAGGCGTTCGTAGTTCTCCGGGTGTTCGTTGGAGATCATGAGGATGCGGGTGCCGCCGCTCAGGATCTGGCCGAGTTCGGGCGCATGGAGCAGGCCCTCGACGGTGCAGTCGACCACGAAGTCGGCATCGGCCATGGCGGCGATCGCGCTGCGGTGACCGGCAATGGCCACCGATGCGCCGGTGCTTCGGATCGGAACGGGTCCAGGATTGGCCGGTGTCGGCATGACGATCTGCATCGTCGACGTGCCCGCCCGCTCGAGTGCGAGGCGTGCCGTCTCGACCAACTCCGGTCGTGAACGGGTCTCACTCAACAAGATCGTGGTCTCGTCGGACCGAAGGCCGCAGGCCTCGAACTGTTGCCCGAAGCGCTCGATCCACTGCCATTGGGTGAGTGGTGTGCTCACGAGTGCACCGCAGCGTGACCGGCCTTGGTGTCGGCGGCGTCGGGATCGCCGACGAGTGCGTACTGGCCGAGGCGGTCGAGGCAGACTTCCACGCTCCACGGGAGCATGGTGGCTCCGCAGCGGGCGTCGCGGAACAGCCGCTCGAGGGGGAGAGGGCGGAGCAGGGAGCGTCCGCCGCACGCCCGCATCGCCATCGAGGCGATCTCCGGTGCGCCCTCCATCGTCGTGACCATGGCCGCCCAGGCTCGGTGGATCTGCTCGCGTGTCGGACAGGCGCCGGCTTCTTCGAGGACACGGTACGTGAGCGCCTGCGCCTGCTGATGCCGCAGGTTCATCTGTGCCCAGAGTGCCTGCTTCTGCGGGTGCTCGGCCCGGGCAGAGCTGGTGCCGTCGCCCCGCAGATAGTCACGGGTGAAGTCGATCGTTGCCTGCATGATGCCGAGGTAGGCGAACGACAGGGTCATGTAGAAGTAGGGGAACTGCTCGGCCATCTGATCGAACATGCCCGGAGGGAGCCACTCGTTGGCAGCCGGCACGAAGACGTCGTCGAAGATCAGCGTCTTGGACACCGTGCCGCGCATGCCGAGCGGATCCCAGTCGCCGACGATCGACAGACCCTCGGCATCACCGGGAATGCCCATGAAGCGAACCCGGTCGTCGCCGGGCACCACCACGATCGCGTTGTGCATGCCTGCGGCTTCCGACAGCGAGGCGAAGATCTTGCGACCGTTGACGCGGTAGCCACCCTCGACCGGGGTGGCGGTGGTGGCGATGCCGGTGGTGGCACCGGCGCTGAGGCCCTCGGAGAACGGCTGAGCGTGGATGGTCCCGTTCTCGCAGATGTCGGCGAACATGACGCTGCGCTTGTCGTCGAGCCAGGCCCGGTCGTCGGGGCTGAGCTCGAGTGCGTCGGCAATGGGTCCGGTGAGGAGGCAGGTGGCGGTGTGCATGTTGAACGTGAGGGCGGTCGAGCCACAGTGACGGCCGAGTTCTTCCGACACCAGGGCGTAGGTGGCGAAGTCGGCGCCGAGTCCGCCGAAACGTTCGGGGATGCAGAGCTTGAGGAAGCCGGCAGCGGCGAGGTCGTCGAAGTTCTCGTAGGGGAACGACGCATCCCGGTCGTAGTCGCTTGCCCGTCGCTCGAACACCGGCCCGAGCTCGGCCATCTTGGCCACCAGTTCCAGCTGTCGGCTCGTCTTGATCATGGCGCTCCCTGCATCGAACAACCCGCTGCCCGACATCGCAAGGTAGCACTTCCGAGCAGGATCGTTTGGGGTCAAACGTTGCCACGAGACCAGGGTTGGGCCCTACGCTCGCTGCGATGCGAGCGCTGATCATCGTCCACGACCCCGGCTCCCAGACGACGCTCGTCGGTGAACGCCTGGTGCAGCACGGCATCGAGCTCGTCGATCTCGAGATTGCCACCTTCGACGACCCCTCGAGCGACGTGCCGTTCCCCGACCCGACCGACTTCGATCTGATCGTCCCCATGGGTGCGATCTGGTCGGTGTACGACGAGGCCACGATCGGTACGTGGATCGGTCGTGAGCTCGAGTTCCTGCGAGCCGCCGACGCGGCCGGGGTGCCCGTCTTCGGGATCTGCTTCGGTTTCCAGGCATTGGCCTCCGCCCACGGCGGGCGGACGATTCCTGCCGACACGCCGCAGGTCGGCTGGTGTTCGATCGAGTCGAGCGTCCCCGACGTGATCGCCGAGGGGCCGTGGATGGAATGGCACTACGACCGCAGTGATCCTCCGGCCGACGCCGAGATCCTCGCCCGCGATGCCACCTGTGTGCAGGCCTTCCGCCTCCGGTCGAACCTCGGCGTGCAGTTCCATCCGGAGGTCGACCTCGACCACGTCGAACGCTGGCTCCACGGTGGCGGTCACGAGCTGATGACCAACGAGGGCCGATCGGTCGAGGAGCTTCTGGCCGACACCGC
This window encodes:
- a CDS encoding acyl-CoA dehydrogenase family protein, translating into MIKTSRQLELVAKMAELGPVFERRASDYDRDASFPYENFDDLAAAGFLKLCIPERFGGLGADFATYALVSEELGRHCGSTALTFNMHTATCLLTGPIADALELSPDDRAWLDDKRSVMFADICENGTIHAQPFSEGLSAGATTGIATTATPVEGGYRVNGRKIFASLSEAAGMHNAIVVVPGDDRVRFMGIPGDAEGLSIVGDWDPLGMRGTVSKTLIFDDVFVPAANEWLPPGMFDQMAEQFPYFYMTLSFAYLGIMQATIDFTRDYLRGDGTSSARAEHPQKQALWAQMNLRHQQAQALTYRVLEEAGACPTREQIHRAWAAMVTTMEGAPEIASMAMRACGGRSLLRPLPLERLFRDARCGATMLPWSVEVCLDRLGQYALVGDPDAADTKAGHAAVHS
- a CDS encoding ribokinase → MVDPSLPSDRAAIEFDVVVLGSLNVDLVARTPRLPRPGETVIGSSFTQVAGGKGLNQAVAASRAGASVALVGAVGDDDAGVFLRQVVRAEGIDDRWLETVPGVPTGRALITVDDDAENVIVVVPGANAWEDDALGDDSPLPYGRVTLAQLEVPQSAVARGFASARAIGSITVLNPAPAAQLMPALVARCDLVVPNEHELELLGGAEEVERLGIERLIVTEGSNGVTWFTHGTTHHHDAFVVTPVDTTGAGDAFCGNLCAEVAAGLPLDEAIRYATAAGALATTTAGAVPSLPHRHDVDEYLRRA
- a CDS encoding gamma-glutamyl-gamma-aminobutyrate hydrolase family protein (Members of this family of hydrolases with an active site Cys residue belong to MEROPS family C26.), with amino-acid sequence MRALIIVHDPGSQTTLVGERLVQHGIELVDLEIATFDDPSSDVPFPDPTDFDLIVPMGAIWSVYDEATIGTWIGRELEFLRAADAAGVPVFGICFGFQALASAHGGRTIPADTPQVGWCSIESSVPDVIAEGPWMEWHYDRSDPPADAEILARDATCVQAFRLRSNLGVQFHPEVDLDHVERWLHGGGHELMTNEGRSVEELLADTAAHWPSAKAKTFRLVDWFLTEFVGLTDLDTSDLDPQRPITSSKDDRHV
- a CDS encoding glycoside hydrolase family 16 protein → MGQGLAYGAFAVLAAAGTIAALAAGGPTVVSAIEPGPAPSAPSTAPPPATTATTSSLVRPPTSVPLAETTRSSTPEPTTTSGPPDGWRLVWSDEFEVFDASKWSVEHSTYGHGNGELQCYQASNVVVNDGLLRLIATDTPTVCPRNEARNYTSGMVRSSGLADWTYGRFEVRARFPSGSGLWPAAWLSPTDSVYGAWPRSGELDIVEALGHADDRVVGSLHWMGPKGHELANREYFLPHGTGFNDDFHTFAVVWEPDRIVWFVDDVEYHRVDAWPSTVGPAPAPFDQPFYLKLNLAVGGGAAGLPDDSTSFPATYEIDWIRVYQR
- a CDS encoding alpha/beta hydrolase; the protein is MTFVDDESKGLAWRQTGDPANPAVLFLHGLGGSRTAWDTVLSELSDRWFCVAWDLPGYGRSEPIEPLSFAAIADAAARLLDLLTIDRVVVVGLSFGGQQAQHLALGHPDRVEALILADTSAVFGADGTDVEEWKRLRLDPLDRGVTPAMMAEAVIDAITAAGFDGSERERAIEAFGRIPSAGLRAAVECLPTHDTRDRLADIVAPTLVIVGELDTETPRAYSEFLADSIPDTRLMVLPGVGHLTPSEAPKAFAAAVRDFLQSLDGSADARRRDQWNGR
- a CDS encoding glutamine synthetase family protein, whose product is MTNFARYRVLWPDHLGLARGKYLPARVADRGTAFCVGTFLLGYDREIYEVECGMDPTGFPDVDARYDIGDARAGWEPGTGVLVTDLTKDGALYPVAARTALRKAIADWKALGYTAKVGIELEAYIMEPDGNGGWQPFNTPSAFVYGTGPFTDPTGLIDELMLAAEASNLPVETFNSEFDFPQFELTLEYGNALEAIDNIFLFKELARETALAHGLLLTFIDKPITDKSGSGVHINFSMTDDDGNNAFVDTSTHDGLSNLARQCIAGLLAHHEGMSALLAPTVNSHKRLRPGGLAGYWANWGYDHRVAAVRIPPHRGSATRIEQRTGGGTANPYIATAAVLQAALLGVTNDLPCPEPETGDGFESINTERHVPDSMSAGLDALEADTELSTAIGQALVDNFVGIKRHEWDSYVAATPDWETKLDDVTPWELDTYLPFH